Proteins encoded by one window of Arachis hypogaea cultivar Tifrunner chromosome 1, arahy.Tifrunner.gnm2.J5K5, whole genome shotgun sequence:
- the LOC112798103 gene encoding protein WEAK CHLOROPLAST MOVEMENT UNDER BLUE LIGHT 1, with the protein MEPHPESPRGYDESATLVSSHNKNFIDTASPFESVKDAVSKFGGRVDWKSRRTQSLERSKLVGQEISKTETVEELENTKKLIEELKTNLERIEKEELEAKEEADLLSVKIEEMEEDIVSEASVEAKAQLDAEKARHAAAVSDLEFVKRELDSLNKEYTCMVSERDVAARKAEDAVAASKEAEKALENLTNELIATKESLSATRAAHLEAEEKRSGIADEEFHKCRLELEEAEEELEKLNKQVLSARVLKSKLDASSSLLLDLKAELAAYMGSKLKEQGNLELKKELEEVKLNIEKAAAEVDSLREASMSLKSELEDEKSILSGLRQSEEMAATAVTTLQEELEKTRSLIAFRRMKEQEDREMMIELPKKLQEVEKEAEEARALLKAAQAELMEAEQEAEQAKALATTLENKLLSTEKEIESAKVSEKFARDAIKALEKTETGKSGNESDPSKVTLTLDEYQELSKRTYKAEEQANARIAAANAQIEKAKELELRSLEKLEELNEELSVRRESLKIATENADRAKEGKLAIEYELRTWITEQEEQQRKADELSPDTDTEAEPNVDAATPLPDQHLSSSKCNDAPVLTESAPGTAPASAPEAPEAPAPAPDTKTKKKKKLKSLFPTKVVMFFSKRKTHPAK; encoded by the exons ATGGAGCCACATCCAGAATCCCCAAGG GGTTATGATGAATCTGCAACACTTGTTTCCTCTCATAACAAGAATTTCATTGATACGGCATCCCCTTTTGAATCTGTCAAAGATGCTGTATCCAAGTTTGGAGGAAGAGTTGATTGGAAGTCCCGCCGAACCCAGAGTTTGGAG AGAAGCAAACTTGTAGGACAAGAAATTTCAAAGACGGAAACAGTAGAGGAATTGGAGAACACAAAGAAACTTATAGAAGAACTGAAGACTAACTTAGAGAGGATAGAAAAAGAAGAGCTTGAAGCAAAAGAAGAGGCAGATCTCTTGAGTGTTAAGATTGAGGAGATGGAGGAGGATATTGTGAGTGAAGCCAGTGtggaagccaaggcacaactcgaTGCTGAGAAGGCCAGGCATGCTGCCGCAGTTTCGGACTTGGAATTTGTCAAAAGGGAACTGGACTCACTCAATAAGGAGTACACTTGCATGGTGAGTGAAAGGGATGTGGCTGCCCGAAAGGCAGAAGATGCTGTTGCTGCATCCAAGGAGGCTGAAAAGGCCTTGGAGAATCTGACTAATGAGTTGATTGCAACAAAGGAGTCATTGAGTGCCACCCGAGCTGCACACCTGGAAGCAGAGGAAAAGAGGTCGGGCATCGCTGATGAAGAATTCCACAAGTGTAGGCTGGAACTAGAAGAGGCAGAGGAGGAGCTAGAGAAGCTCAACAAGCAAGTGTTGTCAGCACGGGTTCTGAAATCCAAATTGGATGCATCTTCCTCGTTGCTACTCGATTTGAAGGCTGAATTAGCAGCATATATGGGATCAAAGCTGAAAGAGCAAGGCAATCTAGAGCTGAAGAAGGAACTTGAGGAAGTCAAACTCAACATTGAGAAGGCAGCTGCTGAGGTTGACAGCTTGAGGGAGGCTTCCATGTCACTAAAATCGGAGCTGGAAGATGAGAAGTCGATCCTCTCCGGCCTCAGGCAGAGCGAGGAAATGGCAGCTACTGCAGTGACAACGCTCCAGGAGGAGCTGGAGAAGACTCGGTCCCTGATAGCTTTCCGGCGGATGAAGGAGCAAGAAGACAGAGAGATGATGATAGAGCTGCCCAAGAAGCTTCAGGAAGTGGAAAAAGAGGCTGAGGAGGCCAGAGCACTTCTTAAGGCCGCTCAGGCAGAGCTTATGGAAGCAGAACAGGAGGCTGAACAGGCCAAGGCCCTGGCAACTACATTGGAGAATAAGCTGCTGTCAACAGAGAAGGAGATAGAATCGGCCAAGGTCTCCGAGAAGTTTGCAAGAGATGCAATCAAGGCATTGGAAAAGACAGAAACCGGCAAAAGCGGGAATGAGAGCGACCCTTCCAAGGTGACCCTGACACTGGACGAATACCAGGAGCTGAGCAAGCGAACCTACAAAGCGGAGGAGCAAGCCAATGCTAGGATTGCAGCTGCTAATGCTCAAATTGAGAAGGCAAAGGAGTTGGAGTTGAGGAGCTTGGAGAAGCTGGAAGAACTTAACGAGGAGTTGTCTGTGAGAAGGGAGTCTCTCAAGATTGCCACCGAGAACGCTGATAGGGCcaaagaaggaaagctagctaTCGAATATGAGTTGAGAACATGGATTACTGAACAGGAGGAGCAGCAGAGAAAGGCTGATGAACTTAGTCCCGATACTGATACCGAGGCTGAACCTAATGTTGATGCTGCAACTCCTCTTCCCGACCAACATTTGTCAAGCTCCAAGTGTAACGATGCCCCAGTCCTAACTGAATCAGCGCCAGGCACCGCCCCTGCCTCTGCCCCAGAAGCTCCAGAAGCTCCAGCCCCTGCCCCAGATACAAagaccaagaagaagaagaagctcaagtCACTATTCCCAACAAAAGTTGTCATGTTCTTTTCTAAGAGGAAGACGCACCCAGCCAAGTGA